In a genomic window of Rhododendron vialii isolate Sample 1 chromosome 12a, ASM3025357v1:
- the LOC131310712 gene encoding leucine-rich repeat receptor-like serine/threonine/tyrosine-protein kinase SOBIR1, translating to MAGKTHLSLLSLFSLLLLLLLHAHAKLNLDRSDHDALSVIRKDLGFDGQHGDTPSPCHSAGVFCEWRISNDSYSLRVTRIVLNSHRLTGFLSPGVGRLSELKELSLPNNHLLDQVPHQIVDCKKLEILNLQNNQFSGEVPAEVSSLVRLRILDLSFNKFSGNLNFLKYFPNLEKLSLENNMFSGKVPSSVRSFRNLRFFNVSGNSFLEGQILEINKVEYSSAELMEQNPIPKRYVFAENSNLPIAANPSPSPEEGSHQTAAEAPGPSTSTPTPTHPHKKKKKKTATMILGFTAGAIAGGVSGVLFSVFFKLMMIWVRGGGKGNGPAIFSPIIKKAEYLDFLEKEDGLASLELIGRGGCGEVYKAELPGSNGRMIAIKKIIQPPKDAAELTEEDSKLLNKKMRQIRSEIQTVGQIRHRNLLSLLAHVPRPDCHYLVYEFMKNGSLQDILNQVSQGTRELDWLARHKIALGVAAGLEYLHMNHSPRIIHRDLKPANVLLDDDMEARIADFGLAKAVPDHDTHVTTSNVAGTLGYIAPEYHQTMKFTDKCDIYSFGVLLGVLVIGRLPSDNFFQNTDEMSLVKWMRNIMTSEDPNRAIDPKLIGNGHEEKMLLVLKIACFCTLDDPKQRPNSKDVRCMLAQITH from the coding sequence ATGGCCGGAAAAacccacctctctctcctctccctcttctcgctcctcctcctcctcctcctccacgcTCACGCCAAACTCAACCTCGACCGTTCGGATCATGACGCTCTCTCGGTCATTCGAAAAGACTTGGGTTTCGACGGCCAGCATGGGGATACTCCAAGTCCATGTCACTCCGCCGGAGTGTTCTGTGAGTGGAGGATCTCAAACGATTCTTACTCGCTCCGAGTCACCCGAATCGTCTTGAACTCTCATCGCCTCACCGGGTTTCTCTCTCCGGGGGTAGGACGGCTGTCGGAGCTCAAAGAGCTTTCCCTCCCAAACAACCACCTCCTTGACCAAGTCCCACACCAAATTGTTGACTGCAAGAAGCTGGAAATCCTCAACCTCCAAAACAACCAGTTTTCCGGTGAAGTCCCGGCGGAGGTATCATCTCTGGTTCGTCTCCGAATCCTCGACCTCTCTTTTAACAAGTTCTCCGGGAACCTGAATTTCTTGAAGTATTTTCCCAACCTGGAAAAACTTTCCCTCGAAAACAACATGTTTTCTGGGAAAGTACCGTCATCGGTGCGATCTTTTCGCAATCTTAGGTTCTTTAATGTTTCCGGAAACAGTTTTCTCGAAGGTCAAATCCTAGAAATAAATAAGGTTGAGTATTCCTCAGCCGAACTGATGGAACAAAACCCAATTCCGAAGCGCTATGTATTCGCCGAGAATTCCAATCTTCCCATAGCCGCGAACCCTTCGCCTAGTCCGGAAGAGGGCAGTCATCAAACAGCTGCTGAAGCACCTGGGCCATCAACATcaacaccaacaccaacacATCCacacaagaaaaagaagaagaaaacggcGACAATGATTCTAGGATTCACTGCCGGCGCTATAGCGGGAGGTGTTTCCGGGGTGTTGTTTTCGGTGTTTTTCAAACTGATGATGATTTGGGTTCGCGGCGGAGGGAAGGGAAATGGTCCTGCGATCTTCAGTCCGATAATCAAAAAAGCAGAGTACTTGGATTTCTTGGAGAAAGAAGACGGACTGGCGTCACTCGAACTCATCGGAAGGGGAGGTTGCGGAGAAGTATACAAGGCGGAGCTACCAGGAAGCAACGGGAGAATGATAGCCATAAAGAAGATAATTCAACCGCCCAAGGATGCGGCAGAGTTGACGGAAGAAGATAGTAAGCTTCTAAACAAGAAGATGCGCCAAATCCGGTCAGAGATTCAGACCGTGGGCCAGATTCGGCACCGGAACCTTCTTTCTCTCTTGGCCCACGTGCCACGCCCCGACTGTCACTACCTCGTGTACGAGTTCATGAAGAACGGAAGTTTACAGGATATTCTGAATCAGGTTTCGCAAGGGACCAGAGAGTTGGATTGGTTAGCACGGCACAAGATCGCGCTGGGAGTGGCAGCTGGGCTCGAGTACCTCCACATGAACCATAGTCCGCGCATAATCCACAGAGATCTCAAACCGGCGAATGTCCTTCTCGACGATGACATGGAAGCTCGGATTGCTGATTTCGGGCTTGCAAAGGCAGTCCCGGATCATGATACGCACGTGACAACTTCCAATGTTGCGGGAACTTTGGGGTACATTGCTCCGGAGTACCACCAGACAATGAAGTTCACAGACAAGTGTGATATATACAGCTTTGGGGTGTTGCTGGGTGTTTTGGTGATCGGAAGGCTACCATCTGATAACTTCTTTCAAAACACAGACGAAATGAGTTTGGTGAAGTGGATGAGAAATATCATGACTTCTGAGGATCCGAATAGAGCAATTGATCCGAAGCTGATAGGAAATGGACACGAGGAAAAGATGCTCCTAGTGCTAAAGATTGCTTGCTTTTGCACTCTTGACGATCCAAAACAGAGGCCTAATAGCAAGGATGTGAGGTGCATGTTAGCACAGATCACGCACTAA
- the LOC131309645 gene encoding receptor-like protein kinase FERONIA gives MNHHLRAKRRKTSKRLQSIGAEGFLNGQAYQKYYSGVSRDALSLLFFGAGNTGSLVATLSFFMGSLVSDSEGIKPLGPLSLVLTAFGSECVCAETERWSLPRISLVCAWFIFVLVLGGVNRGRGLDPTDHSYWNCLASADSICHGFGLVMVAAQNAVWDAFLASFSPFGCISLCGDACLHVSSSSLPPLEIVQLFSSAISSSLLHCDHSQTLSTVPVHITRTNTKKKTNVSLSTLNCTPSLLLPPSKYFTLAINSPGLYSQQLDHVVVNCGSSGDSTAEDTRKWTGDTGSNYITSLHGSKGKLISSKATDQPLPYDPIPYRTARLSRWPFTYTFRVTPGQKLIRLHFYPALYLGGFKRSKAFFTVKAGRYTLLSNFSAALTVDALGLTSLVKEYYLDVDEDQPLIITFSPSRIGNSEEVYAFVNGIEIISMPAALYHTREGNPAAQIVGKSDRFTLDKSIALEKVHRLNVGGSSISPIEDRGMFRDWNEDSNYLLEKSCVKPVTTTIRIKYTSVPPYTAPQKVYQTSWSLIPGKHANKTESNFTWRLPVDLGFRYLLRLHFCELEYEIKESGRMEFSIFVNEHVVEAKVDLIHWSGGSGVAVFKDYVVIMDGERMEGKRDLLIALRPHNHEWTEPIDATVKGLEVFKLSNPDKNLAGVNPVSLERASTSPKPKKLVFASGGNAIATGVVIVLTVLNVIVYQLRSLGENSAERNLSSSTSEGLCRRFSLAELMSVTNNFDDEFVIGRGGFGKVYKALIDDDATMVALKRCNLKSQGAKEFWTEIEMLSKHRHTHLVSLLGYCDERNEMILVYEFMEHGTLADHLYNTKTKGNGMVGYMSWEQRLNICVGAARGLDYLHTGIQHGIIHRDVKTTNILLDKYWIAKISDFGLCKVGSTSHSHTYVSTDVKGTRGYLDPEYYMTRRLTKKSDVYAFGVVMLEMLCGRPAVDMRVDEEQHSLALWAKQCIKENKLDQLTDPSLRDQISAHCLKVFAEVANNCLDSRPKGRPTMADVVVRLEYALASERAVNEQFGENTKGGNRSKGNVSKVFQKAIEFLAKGADIKWKKRKANSQSEGILNRRDTEDRIRHHQLPEDLRLSVQRSNIIKAENLAFLEKEEGLESLELIGRGVSGEVYKAELPGSNGKIIAIKKITVVCYSDRRPNDWKMQRIRSEIQIMGQIWHRNLIPLLAHVPCPNGHCLVYEFMKNGSLEDILNQVSQGTRELDWLARHKIAQGVAAGLEYLHMYIKPRIIHRGLNPAKVLLDDDMEARIADFGLAKAVPDHDTHVTTSNVAGTLGYIAPEYHQTMKFTDKCDIYSFGVLLGVLVIRRLPSDNFFQDTAERSLVKWMTNVMTSENPNRAIDPKLMGNGHEEKMLLVLKIACFCTLDDPKQRPNSKDVRCMLAQITH, from the exons ATGAATCATCATTTAAGAGCCAAAAGAAGGAAGACGAGTAAGAGATTACAGAGCATAGGAGCTGAAGGATTTTTAAATGGGCAGGCATATCAGAAGTATTACTCAGGGGTCTCAAGAGATGCTTTGTCCCTTTTGTTCTTTGGAGCTGGAAACACCGGATCATTGGTTGCTACATTGTCATTTTTCATGGGAAGTTTGGTCTCTGATTCTGAG GGGATAAAACCCCTTGGTCCCCTTTCCCTTGTATTGACTGCCTTTGgcagtgagtgtgtgtgtgctgaGACAGAGAGG TGGAGTTTGCCTCGGATATCTCTCGTTTGTGCTTGGTTTATTTTCGTGCTTGTGCTTGGAGGTGTGAATCGGGGTCGGGGTCTCGACCCAACAGATCATTCATACTGGAATTGCCTTGCTTCTGCTGATTCTATTTGTCATGGATTTGGTCTGGTCATG GTTGCTGCCCAGAATGCAGTGTGGGATGCCTTCTTGGCTTCTTTCTCCCCCTTTGGTTGTATCTCCCTTTGTGGGGATGCTTGCCTTCATGTT TCTTCGTCTTCCTTACCCCCCCTCGAAATAGTTCAACTTTTTTCATCAGcaatctcctcctctctccttcaCTGTGATCATTCCCAAACTCTCTCAACAGTTCCAGTTCACATCACAcgcacaaacacaaaaaaaaaaacaaatgtttccTTATCTACTCTCAATTGCACTCCCTCTTTACTTCTTCCTCCATCAAAGTACTTTACACTAGCCATCAACTCCCCTGGCCTTTATTCCCAACAGCTTGATCACGTTGTCGTCAACTGCGGCTCCTCCGGGGACTCAACTGCAGAAGATACCCGGAAATGGACCGGAGATACCGGTTCCAATTACATCACTTCATTACATGGTTCAAAGGGCAAATTGATCAGCTCAAAAGCCACTGACCAACCCCTTCCCTACGATCCAATCCCTTACAGGACCGCCCGGCTCTCCCGTTGGCCATTCACCTATACATTCCGCGTCACTCCAGGTCAGAAACTTATACGTCTTCATTTCTATCCGGCTTTGTACCTGGgtggtttcaaaaggtccaaggcCTTTTTTACTGTGAAGGCTGGTCGTTATACCCTTCTTAGCAACTTTAGTGCTGCCCTTACTGTTGATGCATTAGGCTTAACCTCTCTTGTTAAAGAGTATTATTTGGACGTGGACGAAGATCAACCGTTAATCATAACGTTCTCCCCGTCACGAATTGGTAATTCTGAAGAGGTATATGCTTTTGTCAATGGGATTGAAATAATCTCAATGCCAGCTGCACTTTATCATACTCGAGAGGGTAATCCAGCGGCACAGATTGTTGGGAAGAGCGACCGGTTTACCCTAGATAAAAGCATTGCTCTGGAGAAGGTACACCGGTTAAACGTTGGCGGAAGCTCCATTTCGCCCATAGAAGATAGGGGTATGTTTAGGGATTGGAATGAGGACTCAAATTATCTGTTAGAAAAATCATGTGTCAAGCCAGTTACTACCACAATTCGAATCAAATACACGAGCGTACCACCGTACACTGCTCCTCAGAAAGTGTATCAAACATCTTGGTCACTGATTCCAGGCAAGCATGCGAACAAGACCGAATCAAATTTCACGTGGAGATTACCTGTGGATTTGGGATTTCGGTACCTGCTTAGGTTGCATTTCTGTGAGCTTGAATATGAGATAAAAGAGAGTGGAAGGATGGAGTTTAGTATCTTTGTTAATGAACACGTTGTTGAGGCCAAAGTTGACCTTATCCATTGGAGCGGCGGAAGTGGGGTGGCTGTGTTTAAGGACTATGTGGTGATTATGGATGGAGAAAGGATGGAGGGCAAGCGTGACTTGCTCATAGCGCTGCGCCCTCACAATCATGAATGGACGGAACCAATTGATGCAACTGTAAAGGGGTTAGAGGTATTCAAGTTGAGTAACCCCGACAAAAATCTTGCTGGGGTGAACCCGGTGTCGCTTGAACGTGCTTCGACATCTCCAAAGCCCAAGAAGTTAGTCTTTGCTTCTGGAGGAAATGCCATCGCAACAGGTGTAGTAATTGTACTCACTGTGTTGAATGTCATTGTTTACCAATTGCGTAGCTTAGGTGAAAATAGTGCGGAGAGAAATCTCTCTTCGTCGACATCGGAGGGGTTGTGTCGCCGTTTCTCACTTGCTGAGCTCATGTCAGTGACCAATAACTTCGATGATGAGTTTGTCATTGGACGTGGTGGATTTGGTAAGGTCTACAAAGCGCTTATTGATGATGACGCAACAATGGTTGCCTTAAAGCGGTGTAATTTGAAGTCTCAAGGGGCAAAAGAGTTTTGGACAGAAATCGAGATGCTTTCCAAGCATCGACACACGCATCTCGTAAGTCTTTTAGGCTATTGCGATGAACGCAATGAGATGATCCTTGTTTATGAGTTTATGGAGCATGGTACCCTTGCTGATCATCTCTACAATACAAAAACCAAGGGTAATGGTATGGTTGGCTATATGTCATGGGAGCAAAGGCTCAACATTTGTGTAGGTGCTGCTCGTGGATTGGATTACCTCCATACAGGTATTCAGCACGGTATAATACATCGAGATGTGAAGACCACAAACATTCTATTGGACAAGTACTGGATAGCTAAGATTTCAGATTTTGGGTTGTGTAAAGTGGGCTCCACAAGCCATTCCCACACGTACGTTAGCACAGATGTAAAAGGCACAAGGGGGTATCTGGATCCTGAGTATTACATGACCCGTAGGCTAACTAAGAAATCAGATGTGTATGCCTTTGGTGTCGTGATGTTGGAAATGCTTTGTGGGAGACCAGCAGTTGATATGCGGGTCGATGAGGAGCAACATAGTCTTGCCCTATGGGCTAAACAGTGCATTAAAGAGAACAAACTCGATCAACTTACTGACCCCAGTTTGAGGGACCAAATCTCGGCACATTGCCTGAAGGTATTTGCTGAAGTTGCTAATAATTGCTTAGATAGTCGTCCAAAGGGACGGCCTACAATGGCAGATGTGGTGGTGAGACTTGAGTACGCATTGGCTTCAGAGAGGGCTGTGAACGAGCAGTTTGGTGAGAACACCAAAGGCGGGAATAGGTCAAAGGGAAACGTAAGCAAGGTTTTTCAGAAGGCTATTGAATTTCTAGCTAAAGGTGCTGACATcaagtggaaaaaaagaaag GCAAATTCACAATCGGAAGGGATACTTAACCGAAGAGACACTGAAGACAGGATAAGGCATCACCAACTCCCTGAAGATTTGAGACTAAGTGTTCAGCGCTCGAATATCATAAAAGCCGAGAACTTGGCTTTCttggagaaagaagaaggactGGAGTCGCTCGAACTCATCGGAAGAGGAGTTAGCGGAGAAGTATACAAGGCAGAGCTTCCAGGAAGCAACGGGAAAATAATAGCCATAAAGAAGATAACGGTAGTATGTTATTCAGACCGTAGGCCAAACGATTGGAAAATGCAGCGAATCCGATCAGAGATTCAGATCATGGGCCAAATTTGGCACCGGAACCTTATTCCTCTCTTGGCCCACGTGCCATGCCCCAACGGCCACTGCCTCGTGTACGAGTTCATGAAGAACGGAAGTTTGGAGGATATTCTGAATCAGGTTTCGCAAGGGACCAGAGAGTTGGATTGGTTAGCACGGCACAAGATCGCGCAGGGAGTGGCAGCCGGGCTCGAGTACCTCCACATGTACATTAAGCCGCGCATAATCCACAGAGGTCTCAACCCAGCAAAAGTCCTTCTCGACGATGACATGGAAGCTCGGATTGCTGATTTCGGGCTCGCAAAGGCAGTCCCGGATCACGATACTCACGTGACGACTTCCAATGTTGCGGGAACTTTGGGGTACATTGCTCCGGAGTACCACCAGACAATGAAGTTCACAGACAAGTGTGATATATACAGCTTTGGGGTGTTGCTGGGTGTTTTGGTGATCAGAAGGCTACCATCTGATAACTTCTTTCAAGACACAGCCGAAAGGAGTTTGGTGAAGTGGATGACAAATGTCATGACTTCTGAGAATCCGAATAGAGCAATTGATCCGAAGCTGATGGGAAATGGACATGAGGAAAAGATGCTCCTAGTGCTAAAGATTGCTTGCTTTTGCACTCTTGACGATCCAAAACAGAGGCCTAATAGCAAGGATGTGAGGTGCATGTTAGCACAGATCACGCACTAA